Proteins encoded in a region of the uncultured Methanobrevibacter sp. genome:
- a CDS encoding flavodoxin family protein, with product MSKVILLNASPRANSNTGIVLEQCAGEIEAEGVETEIISLKGMKIQSCIACSKCAEKGNCILDDGLDEIIEKIRHADGFIPAAPVYFGTARGDIMAALQRIGKVSRGGDKFLDWMVGGPIAVARRGGVTLTLQEMLMFFAINNMIVAGSTYWNMVIAGPEGTAMEDEEGIETIKLFGRNVAKIIKKVRD from the coding sequence ATGAGTAAGGTTATTTTATTAAATGCAAGTCCGAGGGCAAACTCCAATACGGGGATTGTTCTTGAGCAGTGTGCAGGCGAAATTGAAGCTGAAGGTGTGGAAACTGAAATCATTTCACTAAAAGGAATGAAAATACAGTCATGTATAGCATGTTCAAAATGCGCCGAAAAAGGCAACTGCATCCTTGATGACGGACTTGATGAAATTATTGAAAAGATACGCCATGCCGATGGGTTTATACCGGCTGCACCGGTTTACTTTGGAACTGCAAGAGGGGATATCATGGCTGCTCTTCAAAGAATAGGTAAAGTGTCCAGAGGAGGAGATAAATTCCTTGACTGGATGGTTGGAGGTCCAATAGCAGTTGCAAGACGTGGCGGAGTAACATTAACACTTCAGGAAATGCTCATGTTTTTTGCAATCAACAACATGATTGTTGCAGGAAGCACATACTGGAACATGGTAATCGCAGGTCCTGAAGGAACCGCAATGGAAGACGAAGAAGGTATTGAAACAATAAAGCTTTTTGGACGAAATGTTGCAAAAATAATTAAAAAAGTAAGGGATTAA
- a CDS encoding NifB/NifX family molybdenum-iron cluster-binding protein, producing the protein MRLAVVSSDGENVDLHLGRGKSVYVYDYEDELSFVEKRDIEIAEDSKHQGGKVIKACSDCDVLIAVQYGFKSKIKADDAQIKLVMDEGPIDEVLQRYIDHVNFMKN; encoded by the coding sequence ATGCGTTTGGCTGTAGTTTCTTCCGATGGTGAAAATGTTGATTTGCATCTTGGAAGGGGAAAATCTGTATATGTCTATGATTATGAAGATGAATTGAGCTTTGTTGAAAAAAGGGATATTGAAATAGCGGAAGATTCAAAACATCAGGGAGGTAAAGTTATTAAGGCCTGCAGTGATTGTGATGTTTTGATTGCTGTTCAGTATGGTTTTAAATCAAAAATCAAGGCTGATGATGCTCAAATCAAACTAGTTATGGATGAAGGGCCGATTGATGAGGTCCTGCAAAGGTATATTGATCATGTTAATTTTATGAAAAATTAA
- a CDS encoding 30S ribosomal protein S3ae, whose amino-acid sequence MAKAKSRRRVRDTWKEKSWYTIKTPVNFEDKEIGETPAKDPELLIGRGVEVTMRELSGDFSKQYIKLRFEIDNVAGDVANTKFTGHKTTTDYVRSMIRRGTSRIDASAIVKTKDDRKLKLQVLAVTTRRAKSSQQRYMRKVIEDLLRENAAEKSFDDLVKVCVNGKLASEIYHNAKKIYPLKRVEIIKSKVIN is encoded by the coding sequence ATGGCAAAAGCAAAATCAAGACGTAGAGTACGTGATACATGGAAAGAAAAATCCTGGTATACTATCAAAACACCAGTGAACTTTGAAGATAAAGAAATTGGAGAAACTCCAGCAAAAGATCCAGAACTTCTCATTGGAAGAGGCGTAGAAGTTACCATGAGAGAATTATCCGGAGATTTCTCAAAACAATACATCAAACTCAGATTTGAAATTGATAATGTTGCAGGTGATGTTGCAAACACCAAATTCACCGGACACAAAACCACTACTGATTATGTAAGAAGCATGATTAGAAGAGGAACTTCCAGAATCGATGCTTCCGCAATTGTTAAAACTAAAGATGATCGCAAATTAAAACTTCAGGTTTTAGCTGTAACCACCAGAAGAGCTAAATCTTCCCAACAAAGATACATGAGAAAAGTTATTGAAGATTTACTCAGAGAAAACGCAGCTGAAAAATCCTTTGATGATTTGGTAAAAGTTTGTGTAAACGGTAAATTAGCATCTGAAATTTACCACAACGCTAAAAAAATCTACCCTCTCAAAAGAGTGGAAATCATCAAAAGTAAAGTAATCAATTAA